TTACCATCATTTTGCCAAGCCTTAACGATACGAACCTTGTGTTCTGGAGATACACGCGCATAAACTGAGTATTGTTTGAAGACTTTCTGGAACTCTTCATCTGTCAACTCATTGAGCTCCGCACCAGTAAATACATGGTCTTCTGTATCATTCGGATCAATGATACCAAGACGTTTGGCAATTGCTTCTGCTGTATCTTGGTGGTCACCCGTAATCATGATTGGACGGATACCAGCTTCCTTAGCAACACGAACAGCTTCTGCCGCTTCAGGACGCTCAGGGTCAATCATACCAACCAAACCTGAGATGACAAGATTATTTTCAACAATCTCAGACTCCAATTCAGGAATAGCATCCACATACTTGTAAGCCATCATCAAGACACGAAGTGCTTGTTTTGCCAACTCTTTGTTAGTTGCAAGAATGGCTTGTTTATCCGCATCGGTAATCGGACGAACAGTACCATTTTCTTCAATTTGTGTCACACGTTTGAGCAACTGGTCTGGAGCACCTTTAACAGCTACGAAGAAGTTGCCAGCAGCTTGTTGGTGAATGGTTGACATCAATTTACGCGTTGAATCAAATGGCAACTCTGCTACACGAGGCTCAGAAACCAAGACTTCACGAACGTCAAAGTTTTGATCCAAACCAAATTGAACAAGTGCCGTTTCAGTTGGGTCACCGATCAATTTACCAGTTGGGTCAACTTTTGTATCGTTGGCAAAGTTCATAACACGAAGCGTTGTATTGCTTGCATCCAAAGCTTCTTTAGCATCCACCAATTGACCATTTGTATAGACTTTTTCAACAGTCATCTGGTTCATGGTCAAGGTACCAGTCTTATCTGATGCGATGATTTCAGTTGAACCAAGTGTTTCAACCGCTGGCAACTTACGAATGATAGAGTTACGCTTAGCCAAGACCTGAGTACCAAGTGAAAGGACAACCGTTACGATAGCAGGCAATCCTTCTGGGATAGCTGCAACCGCAAGAGCTACAGAGGTCATAAGGGCTGGTAAGATACCTTCACCACGTACGAATACAGATACCAACATGGTAATGACTGCGATAACCAATACTGCATAGGTCAAGACCTTAGACAATTGGTGCAGGTTCTGTTTCAATGGAGTGTCTGTTTCATCTGCATTGGCAAGCATGCCTGCGATATGCCCCACCTCAGTGTACATACCAGTGTTGGTAACCACACCAAGACCACGTCCGTAGGTAACGTTAGAGTTTTGGTAGGCCATGTTGACACGGTCACCGATTGGAGCATCTTCAGCCAAGACTGCTGACAAATCCTTATCAACTGGAACAGATTCACCTGTAAGAGCAGCTTCTTCAATTTTGAGGGAGTTAGCTTCTAATAAACGCATATCAGCTGGAACAACGTCACCTGCCTCAAGTAAGACGATGTCACCTGGCACCAAGTCCTTAGAATCAACCTCGACTACATGACTGTCACGAAGGGCACGCGCAACAGGGCTTGACATGTTCTTTAGAGCTTCGATAGCCGCTTCTGCTTGACCTTCCTGATAAACACCAAATGCAGCGTTCAAGATAACTACAGCCAAGATGATAATAGCATCTGTCAAACCATGAGAACCCTCAGTAATCACCGTCAAGAGTGCTGCTGCAATCAAGATGATAATCATCAAGTCCTTGAACTGATCCAAGAATTTAGCCAAGAGTGTGCGTTTCTCACCCTCATCCAATTCATTACGACCATAGTCTGCCAGACGTTTGCTAGCTTCGCTGCTAGACAAACCGTCTAAAGAAGACTCCATGCTTGACAATACTTGCTCTTCGCTTTGTGTGTAAAACAAATCGCGTTTTTGTTCTTTTGACAATTTCCTTCTCCTTTTCGGCCTCTTCTCTACCTTGTACAATAAAAAAGAGACCTGTTTTATTAAAACAAGTCTCGCTATTTAAGATAGTGCCGGAAACGATTTTCGGAATGACGACACTACCACGGAAAATTCCGTTAGCTACTCCCTCGATTTGCTAACTATTATAACAAATTTCTAAGGAATTTCAAAGAATATTTTCTATGAAAACGTTTTTCATTTCCATTCAATATGCATCTTATAGCTAGCAAATTTCTGTTGATTTTCTAGCCCATTTAAATCATAATGAAGGATTAGTTCTTGCTGTTCAACACTCAACTGATACAGGCTGGTTTGTGTTGTAAAATGCTGGATCCCCATCGGCGTTGGAATAGTCACTATTGCTTCTTGTTTCTTCACAAATCGCATGATAGATTTGGGATTGGAAAAACGTGTCATAACCAATTCGTTTTCATCACACTTAATGACAACTTTTTCTTCCTCATCATTCTGATAGATGAGGTAAAGCTTCTTATCTTTTTCCTTCACCTCTACTGAGAAAGTCTGATCGATCACTTCCAATTGGCCATCTAAATCAATTTCATTCCGTAGACGAATGTTCATGTTACCTCCTATGATGCTTTAATATTGGTAATGAATGATGAACGAAGCAGGGTTAGACCTGTAAAGGCTGCGATAAAGACAACTAAGATTTTCAAATTATTGATGTCCAAATTAGATAGGAAGAAGGCCGCTGTCAAGACACCCAAAACTCCTCCTACAATAATTCCAGGAACTCCTGGCCAATTGACCCGGCCCGATTGGATAAATTGCTTGGCCCCAGCAGACAACATCATAGCTGCATTCAGCATCATGACAGGAAGAGCCACCGCTGGACTAATACCCATCAAGGAGAAAAAAATCAATTCTGGTGCGTAGTTGCCCAAGCCCATACTCAACAGCATCCCGATAAAAAAGTCAAATACAATCCCAACAAGCAGCTTCCAACCTGTCAGACCACGAACATCATTAGCTAAGTCAGCACCAGGGTTGGTCACCATCCGATAGACCATAATACCCGCTGCGACAATAAGCAAAATCCCCAAGACGCGCTGTACTTTCTTGGTATCCCAATGTTGCGTCACACGGGCACCAACTGAGGCACCTGTAAATGCAGCAATAGCCAGAGAAATCAAGGTCGTCATTTCTACTTCTACAATGGTGATAAAGAGCAGGGCCTCCAACAAGATAGGAATGATGTGAGCCGTCGTCATAGTTGCTGGAATCCGTCGGTCATCCTCTATCAATTTTGTCGCCTTCAGCAAACTTGTCGTTGTTGCGAAGGTACCAATCCCCAAGGTATCCAACAAGTCTGTTACATAACCAATGGCAAAGCCCGTCCAAAATCTGTCTTTCAAAGAAATCTTATTCTTCCGAGCATAGCTAACAATCAAGTAAAGCATCCAGGCAATCATTCCCACAAGGATAAACTGGATAGTATGTAAAATAAGTTTATTTGTCATTCCTCCATTATACTCAAAAGATAGTATTTGGTACATAGCAATATCCTTGTTTTATGAGAAAAAAAGCCGAAATTCTAACGATTTTTGGTATAATAAATCTATGATAGAAAAAGTTTTTCGTGACCCTGTCCATAACTATGTTCATGTTGATCATGAATTGATTTACAAACTCATCAATACAAAGGAATTCCAGCGACTACGCCGCATCAAGCAACTAGGGACCACTTCCTATACCTTCCACGGTGGCGAGCATAGCCGCTTTTCGCACTGCCTTGGTGTCTATGAAATAGCTCGAAGGATTACAGAAAAATTTGAAGAGAAATATCCACAAGTCTGGAACCCCTCGGAAAGTCTGATTACCATGGTTGCTGCTCTTTTACATGATATTGGACACGGAGCCTATTCCCATACCTTTGAGCGCCTCTTCGATACCGACCATGAAGAAATGACCTGCGCTATTATCACCAGCCCTGAAACGGAGGTCAATCAAATATTAAAACAGGTAGCTCCCGATTTTCCTGATAAAATTGCCTCCGTCATCAACCATACCTATCCCAATAAACAGGTTGTCCAGCTGATTTCCAGCCAAATTGATGTCGACCGCATGGACTATCTACTCCGTGATTCCTACTTTACAGGTACCAACTATGGTGAATTTGACCTAACCAGAATATTACGAGTTATCCGTCCTACAGAAAATGGCATTGCCTTCAAAGAATCAGGTATGCACGCAGTTGAAGACTATGTCCTCAGTCGCTACCAAATGTACATGCAGGTTTACTTCCATCCAGCCAGTCGCTCCATGGAAGTTCTCTTACAAAATTTGCTCAATCGAGCAAAATTACTCTACAAGAGTGAACAAGATTTTTTTGCTCGAACCTCTCCACGCCTGGTTCCCTTTTTTGAACACCGTGTTAGCCTTTCTGACTACCTAGCACTGGATGATGGTGTCATGAATACCTATTTCCAGTCTTGGATTGACGGACCTGACCATATCTTATCTGACCTGGCCCAACGCTACATAAACCGCAAGGTCTTCAAATCCATCACCTTCAAGGCAGAGAATGAAGAAGACCTCAACCAACTGCGGAGTTTAGTAGCCGATGTCGGCTTTGATCCAGAATACTATACAGCTATTCATCATAATTTTGATCTGCCTTACGATATTTACCGTCCCAATGCCGAGAAGAAACGGACACAGATTGAAATCTATCGCAAGGATGATACCAAGGTCGAGCTTTCCACCCTATCACCAATTGTCCACTCTCTTTCTGGAACCATCCATGGTGATAGCCGTTTCTATTTCCCAAAAGAAATGCTGGAAGATACTGGTATTTTTAGCCAGCACACTACTGATTTTATCAGCCATATTCATAACGATCATTTTACGACTGGAGAAGAACATGTCCATTAAACTTGTTGCCATCGACATCGATGGCACACTATTAAATAGCCAACACCAAATCACACCCCAAGTATTTTCAGCCATTCAGGATGCCAAAAAAGCAGGTGTAAAAATTGTTATTGCCACAGGTCGCCCCATCTCAGGTGTTCGTGCCATTTTAGAAGAACTCAATCTAACCGAGGTTGGCGACTATGTCATCACCTTTAACGGTGGTTTGGTGCAGGATGCAGCAACTGGTGAAGATATTGTCAAAGATACCTTGACCTATGACGATTATCTGGACATCGAACTCGCTGCCCGCAAACTCAAACTTCCTATGCATGCCAGTACCAAAGAAGGTATGTACACTGCCAACCGCGATATTGGAAAATATACCATTTATGAGTCCATGTTAGTCAGCTCCCCTGTCTTCTACCGTACTCCAGAAGAGATGGCTGATAAGGAAATTATCAAAATCATGATGGTCGATGAGGCAGAAATTCTTGATGCTGCCATCCCTCAACTTCCAACCAGCTTGACTGACAAATACAATGTTGCCAAATCTGCACCATTCTACTTAGAAATCACACCAAAAACAGTTAATAAGGGGCAAGCCATCATCCAATTGGCTGAAAAACTAGGTCTGACAATGGATCAAACCATGGCTATCGGCGACCAAGAAAATGACCGTCCCATGCTTGAAGTCGTCGGTAATCCAGTTGTCATGGAAAATGGCAATCCAGAACTCAAGAAAATTGCCAAGTACATCACCAAATCAAATGACGAGAGCGGTGTAGCTCATGCTCTTAGGGAATGGGTACTGCAATAACACATTATAGTCAAAAAAGACATCAGATTTAAAAAATCCGATGTCTTTTTCTATGCTTTTATTAGAAGTTCAACAAAGCTAAGAAGCTTTCTGCTTCAAGTGAAGCACCACCAACAAGGGCACCGTCAACGTCTGGACAAGCCATGTATTCAGCAACGTTTGATGGGTTTACAGAACCGCCGTATTGAACGCGAACCTTGTCAGCCACTTCCTGACCAAAGTCAGCCGCAACAACGTCACGAACAGCTTTACACATGTTTTGTGCATCATCTTTAGTAGCTGATTTACCAGTACCGATTGCCCAGATTGGCTCATAAGCAATAACAAGTGATGCAACTTGCTCGGCAGTCAAGTCTTTCAAAGCTGCAGAAACTTGAGCACCTACGAATTCAACCGCTTTACCAGCTTCGTAAGTTTCAAGTGACTCACCACAACAGATGATTGGTGTCAAACCATTACGGAAGATAGCGTGTGCTTTCTTGTTAATATCTTCATCAGTTTCGTGGAAGTAATCACGACGTTCTGAGTGACCAATAACCACATAGTTAACGCCCATTTCAGCCAATACTTTTGGAGAAGTTTCACCAGTGAAGGCACCAGCATCTTCAAAGTAGCAGTTTTGAGCAGCAACTTTCAATTCAGAATCTTTAGCGAACCACAAAAGAGCGTTCAAATCAACAGCCGGTGCTGCGATTGCTGCTTCAATCTTGTCGCCTGCAGGCAATTTACCTGCAATAGCCTCAACAAAAGCTTGTGCTTCTTGAGGATTTTTGTTCATTTTCCAGTTTCCTGCAATGATTGGTTTACGTGACATTTCACATACCTCTTCTTTTTTATTTTACAAAGCCCATTATAGCATAAAATCAGGCAAGGATAAAGCATTTCCGTGCATTTTATGAATACTTACAGAAAAACTCTCTACCCGAAAGTAGAGAGTTACAATTTAGTTGTCTGACTATAATTGTTATTTCTGGGAACTCAATCGAATTAAGCTTCGATTTCTGTAACCATACCTGAACCAACAGTACGTCCACCTTCACGGATAGAGAAAGTAGTACCTTGTTCAACGGCGATTGGGTGGATCAATTCAACGTCGATAGTAACGTTATCACCAGGCATTACCATTTCAGTACCTTCTGGCAATTTGATTGAACCAGTTACGTCAGTTGTACGGAAGTAGAACTGTGGACGGTAGTTGTCGAAGAATGGAGTGTGACGTCCACCTTCTTCTTTAGTAAGGATGTAAACTTCACCTTTGAATTTAGTGTGTGGGTTGATAGAACCTGGTTTAGAGATAACCTGACCACGTTCGATTTCATCACGTTGAACACCACGAAGAAGCACACCAACGTTATCGCCGGCAAGACCTTCGTCAAGTTGTTTACGGAACATTTCAACACCAGTTACAACTGCTTTAGATTTTTCTTCTTGAAGACCAACGATTTCGATTTCGTCGTTGACACGAACAGTACCACGGTCGATACGTCCTGAAGCTACAGTACCACGACCAGTGATTGAGAATACGTCCTCGACTGGAAGAAGCAATGGCTTGTCAGTATCGCGTTCTGGTTCTGGAATGTACTCATCAACAGTGTTCATCAATTCCATAACGATGTCTTCGTACTTAGCGTCACCTTCAAGGGCTTTAAGAGCTGAACCTTGGATAACTGGAAGATCGTCACCTGGGAAATCGTATTCTGAAAGAAGGTCACGGATTTCCATTTCAACCAACTCAAGCAATTCTTCGTCGTCTACCAAGTCAACTTTGTTCATGAAGACGATAAGGTGTTTAACACCAACCTGACGTGAAAGAAGGATGTGCTCACGAGTTTGTGGCATTGGACCGTCAGTAGAAGCTACTACAAGGATCGCACCGTCCATCTGAGCGGCACCAGTGATCATGTTTTTAACGTAGTCCGCGTGTCCTGGAGCGTCGATGTGAGCGTAGTGACGTTTTTCAGTTTCGTACTCAACGTGTGCAGTGTTGATTGTGATACCGCGCTCGCGCTCTTCTGGAGCAGCATCGATAGACGCATAGTCTTTAGGTTGGTTAACTGATGAAGGCAAGCGACGTGCCAATACAGTTGTGATAGCTGCAGTCAAAGTAGTTTTACCGTGGTCAACGTGTCCAATTGTACCAATGTTAACGTGTGGTTTACTACGATCGTATTTTTCTTTTGCCATTTTGGTAAAAGCCTCCAATAAAATATATTTTATAGATAGACAGTAGGCAATACGGTCTAACTTTACCTTACTATTCTATCAAATTGTAGCAGAAATGCAAGCATTTTCTATCGTTTTTGTTATTTATTGCCAGAAAGTCATGTTTTATCGCCTTCATTGAGCATAAAAAACTCGCCAACAAGTCCTGCTGACGAGTACGGAATAATTTGGCCTATTTGGTTCTAATTATCAATTTTGACATAACGACGATGTCCAGAATAAGAAAGGTAGG
The nucleotide sequence above comes from Streptococcus sp. 29887. Encoded proteins:
- the tuf gene encoding elongation factor Tu translates to MAKEKYDRSKPHVNIGTIGHVDHGKTTLTAAITTVLARRLPSSVNQPKDYASIDAAPEERERGITINTAHVEYETEKRHYAHIDAPGHADYVKNMITGAAQMDGAILVVASTDGPMPQTREHILLSRQVGVKHLIVFMNKVDLVDDEELLELVEMEIRDLLSEYDFPGDDLPVIQGSALKALEGDAKYEDIVMELMNTVDEYIPEPERDTDKPLLLPVEDVFSITGRGTVASGRIDRGTVRVNDEIEIVGLQEEKSKAVVTGVEMFRKQLDEGLAGDNVGVLLRGVQRDEIERGQVISKPGSINPHTKFKGEVYILTKEEGGRHTPFFDNYRPQFYFRTTDVTGSIKLPEGTEMVMPGDNVTIDVELIHPIAVEQGTTFSIREGGRTVGSGMVTEIEA
- a CDS encoding sulfite exporter TauE/SafE family protein → MTNKLILHTIQFILVGMIAWMLYLIVSYARKNKISLKDRFWTGFAIGYVTDLLDTLGIGTFATTTSLLKATKLIEDDRRIPATMTTAHIIPILLEALLFITIVEVEMTTLISLAIAAFTGASVGARVTQHWDTKKVQRVLGILLIVAAGIMVYRMVTNPGADLANDVRGLTGWKLLVGIVFDFFIGMLLSMGLGNYAPELIFFSLMGISPAVALPVMMLNAAMMLSAGAKQFIQSGRVNWPGVPGIIVGGVLGVLTAAFFLSNLDINNLKILVVFIAAFTGLTLLRSSFITNIKAS
- the yidA gene encoding sugar-phosphatase; protein product: MSIKLVAIDIDGTLLNSQHQITPQVFSAIQDAKKAGVKIVIATGRPISGVRAILEELNLTEVGDYVITFNGGLVQDAATGEDIVKDTLTYDDYLDIELAARKLKLPMHASTKEGMYTANRDIGKYTIYESMLVSSPVFYRTPEEMADKEIIKIMMVDEAEILDAAIPQLPTSLTDKYNVAKSAPFYLEITPKTVNKGQAIIQLAEKLGLTMDQTMAIGDQENDRPMLEVVGNPVVMENGNPELKKIAKYITKSNDESGVAHALREWVLQ
- a CDS encoding DUF1934 domain-containing protein produces the protein MNIRLRNEIDLDGQLEVIDQTFSVEVKEKDKKLYLIYQNDEEEKVVIKCDENELVMTRFSNPKSIMRFVKKQEAIVTIPTPMGIQHFTTQTSLYQLSVEQQELILHYDLNGLENQQKFASYKMHIEWK
- a CDS encoding HD domain-containing protein, whose translation is MIEKVFRDPVHNYVHVDHELIYKLINTKEFQRLRRIKQLGTTSYTFHGGEHSRFSHCLGVYEIARRITEKFEEKYPQVWNPSESLITMVAALLHDIGHGAYSHTFERLFDTDHEEMTCAIITSPETEVNQILKQVAPDFPDKIASVINHTYPNKQVVQLISSQIDVDRMDYLLRDSYFTGTNYGEFDLTRILRVIRPTENGIAFKESGMHAVEDYVLSRYQMYMQVYFHPASRSMEVLLQNLLNRAKLLYKSEQDFFARTSPRLVPFFEHRVSLSDYLALDDGVMNTYFQSWIDGPDHILSDLAQRYINRKVFKSITFKAENEEDLNQLRSLVADVGFDPEYYTAIHHNFDLPYDIYRPNAEKKRTQIEIYRKDDTKVELSTLSPIVHSLSGTIHGDSRFYFPKEMLEDTGIFSQHTTDFISHIHNDHFTTGEEHVH
- the tpiA gene encoding triose-phosphate isomerase — its product is MSRKPIIAGNWKMNKNPQEAQAFVEAIAGKLPAGDKIEAAIAAPAVDLNALLWFAKDSELKVAAQNCYFEDAGAFTGETSPKVLAEMGVNYVVIGHSERRDYFHETDEDINKKAHAIFRNGLTPIICCGESLETYEAGKAVEFVGAQVSAALKDLTAEQVASLVIAYEPIWAIGTGKSATKDDAQNMCKAVRDVVAADFGQEVADKVRVQYGGSVNPSNVAEYMACPDVDGALVGGASLEAESFLALLNF
- a CDS encoding cation-translocating P-type ATPase, with the translated sequence MSKEQKRDLFYTQSEEQVLSSMESSLDGLSSSEASKRLADYGRNELDEGEKRTLLAKFLDQFKDLMIIILIAAALLTVITEGSHGLTDAIIILAVVILNAAFGVYQEGQAEAAIEALKNMSSPVARALRDSHVVEVDSKDLVPGDIVLLEAGDVVPADMRLLEANSLKIEEAALTGESVPVDKDLSAVLAEDAPIGDRVNMAYQNSNVTYGRGLGVVTNTGMYTEVGHIAGMLANADETDTPLKQNLHQLSKVLTYAVLVIAVITMLVSVFVRGEGILPALMTSVALAVAAIPEGLPAIVTVVLSLGTQVLAKRNSIIRKLPAVETLGSTEIIASDKTGTLTMNQMTVEKVYTNGQLVDAKEALDASNTTLRVMNFANDTKVDPTGKLIGDPTETALVQFGLDQNFDVREVLVSEPRVAELPFDSTRKLMSTIHQQAAGNFFVAVKGAPDQLLKRVTQIEENGTVRPITDADKQAILATNKELAKQALRVLMMAYKYVDAIPELESEIVENNLVISGLVGMIDPERPEAAEAVRVAKEAGIRPIMITGDHQDTAEAIAKRLGIIDPNDTEDHVFTGAELNELTDEEFQKVFKQYSVYARVSPEHKVRIVKAWQNDGKVVAMTGDGVNDAPSLKTADIGIGMGITGTEVSKGASDMVLADDNFATIIVAVEEGRKVFSNIQKTIQYLLSANTAEVLCIFLATLFGWDVLEPVHLLWINLVTDTLPAIALGVEPAEPGVMHHKPRGRNSSFFSGGVLSSIVYQGILQTILVLGVYGFALLYPEHAGDDHAIHADALTMAYLTLGLIQLVHAFNVKSVYQSIFTVGPFKNKLFNWSIVAAFLLLMATLVIPGFNTFFKVSILTPTQWLVAVIGSGLMVVVVEIVKFVQRKLGLDEKAI